TCTCCATTCATGTCAAAAACAATAATTGGCAATTCATTTTCTTGGCAAAGCGTAAATGCCGTTCTGTCCATTACTTTCAATCCCTTGTTAATGGCATCTTCAAAAGTAATTTCAGTGTACTTCACAGCATCGTCATTTTTTCTCGGGTCTTTGTCATATACACCGTCTACATTGGTTCCTTTTAACAAAACCTCCGCCTCTATCTCATTGGCTCTTAAAGCTCCACCAGAATCTGTAGAGAAGTATGGATTACCAGTACCTGCTCCAAAAATAACGACACGCCCTTTTTCTAAGTGCCTAATTGCTCTTCTTCTTATGAAAGGCTCTGCTATTTGCTCCATTTTTATGGCCGAAAGCAATCTGGTTTGTAAACCATTGTTTTCTAAGATAGACTGAACCGCCATGCCGTTTATTACCGTG
This sequence is a window from Arcticibacterium luteifluviistationis. Protein-coding genes within it:
- the pyrH gene encoding UMP kinase → MSIKYKRILLKLSGEALNGGDKSQVINSAILVQFAKEIKKVVDAGCEVAIVIGGGNIYRGASADSGIDRSQGDYMGMLATVINGMAVQSILENNGLQTRLLSAIKMEQIAEPFIRRRAIRHLEKGRVVIFGAGTGNPYFSTDSGGALRANEIEAEVLLKGTNVDGVYDKDPRKNDDAVKYTEITFEDAINKGLKVMDRTAFTLCQENELPIIVFDMNGEGNLLRVVNGEPIGTLVKD